In Polaribacter sp. L3A8, a genomic segment contains:
- a CDS encoding SusC/RagA family TonB-linked outer membrane protein, which produces MTHFNKYKKSLLFGCVSVMFSLTVSAQDNDLTATTDSIKMNTNKLVSKIKEEVNLGFQNRENIDVVGAVSTIEPDDFLKYDNTQWVRDALSGRMLGLKGSDNIRGLGSALIVVDGIPGRSIDLLNMEEIEEITILKDANAVALYGAMGRNGVIVVKTKRGAVKQEFNVSVSSGIKFPTRMPNYLGSAEYMMLFNEARVNDGATPSFSDEEIANHASGVNPYRYPNVDFYSSDYMKDNASFTNVVADFSGSVEDTKYYINVGFRNDQTIQNVTDNDKGVKRFNVRGNIDFRVNDWIKSSFDMIAVIEQNKASLTNLYDEGNNFRPNLYSPLLPISAVDVMNYPELAGVLQAANKFNGFLIGGNRNFRDNVPLANVYAGGRTTNLTRISQVNNAIDFDLSAVTEGLSAKTYLSFDFYNFYNTSNVNQFAAYEPTWNDEGKIIGLENIRDNDIAGLTENINSNVFTIRYGFYGMINYEKMLGKNHEINTSLIALANSTQVIDEKQSSKNSHLGLSVNYKYKNKLMFDFNASYVNSIKLAEGNRGKFAPTLGFAYVLSEEESLKDSSWLNYLKLRSSMGVVYSDIGIDGYFLYDAIYQQGGNNGFYNWGDANGSGFNNQYTTIGRGQNNNLGMEKRMDYNLGFEALIAKKIWVEANVFRSDLTDQVINATTVYPEYYGGFRPYSNFNADKYSGFEFGANYLDRFGEFGMNIGARVLYINSTRKKVDEVYADEYQNREGKPVNAIFGLKSMGFFGEDDFNTDGSLNAGIPTQFGALQPGDIRYKDINNDGVVNNQDEVSIGRWDSPWTFSSDITLDYGPFTLFALLTAEVGGNGVADGNYYRPQGDQKYSEVVRGRWTPETANTAIFPRLSSLPNTNNLGVNSDFWLYDNSNFRLQRVQLTYDLPTNWVQKMKMQDFSVFASGSNLAEISKNKDIRELQLSNSPMYRYYSLGLRMKF; this is translated from the coding sequence ATGACACACTTTAATAAATATAAAAAATCATTGTTGTTTGGTTGCGTCTCTGTGATGTTTTCCCTTACAGTATCCGCTCAGGACAATGATTTAACCGCAACAACCGATTCCATTAAAATGAATACCAATAAATTGGTATCCAAAATTAAGGAAGAAGTAAATTTAGGATTCCAGAATCGAGAGAATATAGACGTGGTTGGTGCGGTATCAACTATCGAACCCGATGATTTCCTTAAATATGATAACACCCAATGGGTTCGCGATGCCTTATCAGGTAGAATGCTTGGGCTTAAAGGAAGCGACAACATCCGTGGTTTAGGTTCTGCCTTAATCGTTGTGGATGGTATTCCAGGTAGAAGCATCGATTTGCTTAATATGGAAGAAATCGAGGAAATCACCATTCTAAAAGATGCCAATGCAGTAGCTCTTTATGGTGCTATGGGAAGAAATGGCGTTATCGTTGTAAAAACGAAACGTGGTGCAGTAAAGCAAGAGTTTAATGTAAGTGTTAGTTCAGGAATCAAATTTCCTACAAGAATGCCAAATTATCTGGGATCTGCTGAATATATGATGCTTTTTAACGAAGCTAGAGTTAATGACGGTGCAACTCCAAGTTTTTCCGACGAAGAAATTGCTAATCACGCCAGTGGAGTAAATCCTTACAGGTATCCTAATGTAGATTTTTACAGTAGTGATTATATGAAAGATAACGCTTCATTTACCAATGTGGTGGCAGATTTCTCAGGATCCGTAGAAGATACCAAATATTATATCAATGTTGGTTTTAGGAACGATCAGACAATACAGAATGTTACCGATAACGATAAAGGTGTTAAGCGTTTTAATGTTCGTGGTAATATAGACTTTCGAGTAAATGACTGGATCAAGAGTAGCTTTGATATGATTGCTGTTATTGAACAAAATAAAGCTTCTTTAACTAATCTTTACGATGAAGGTAACAATTTTAGACCAAACCTATATTCTCCTTTATTACCTATTAGTGCTGTAGATGTCATGAACTATCCAGAATTAGCAGGTGTTTTACAAGCTGCCAATAAATTTAATGGATTCCTTATAGGGGGAAATCGAAATTTTAGAGACAATGTGCCTTTGGCTAATGTATATGCTGGTGGGCGTACTACCAACTTAACAAGAATAAGTCAGGTAAACAATGCAATCGATTTTGATTTGAGTGCTGTTACGGAGGGATTATCGGCTAAAACCTATTTGAGTTTTGATTTTTATAATTTCTACAATACTAGTAATGTAAATCAGTTTGCCGCTTATGAGCCTACTTGGAATGATGAGGGTAAGATTATAGGATTGGAAAACATAAGGGATAATGACATTGCTGGACTTACAGAAAATATTAATTCTAATGTGTTTACTATTCGTTACGGTTTCTATGGGATGATTAACTACGAGAAAATGTTAGGCAAAAATCATGAGATTAATACTTCTTTAATAGCGCTTGCAAATAGCACTCAGGTTATAGACGAAAAACAATCTTCTAAGAATAGCCATTTAGGATTGAGCGTTAATTATAAATACAAGAACAAATTGATGTTCGATTTTAATGCGTCTTATGTAAATTCTATAAAATTAGCCGAAGGAAATCGTGGTAAGTTTGCTCCTACCTTAGGTTTTGCCTATGTACTTTCTGAAGAAGAGTCTTTAAAAGATTCTTCTTGGTTAAATTATTTAAAACTACGATCTTCTATGGGAGTTGTTTATTCTGATATAGGTATTGATGGATATTTTTTATATGATGCTATTTATCAACAAGGTGGTAATAATGGATTTTATAATTGGGGAGATGCCAATGGTTCTGGTTTCAATAACCAATACACCACAATAGGCAGAGGACAGAATAATAATTTGGGTATGGAAAAAAGAATGGACTATAACCTTGGTTTCGAAGCCTTGATTGCCAAAAAAATATGGGTAGAGGCTAATGTTTTTAGATCTGATTTGACAGACCAAGTAATCAATGCAACCACTGTATATCCAGAATACTATGGAGGATTTAGACCTTATTCTAATTTCAACGCTGATAAATATTCTGGTTTTGAATTCGGAGCCAACTATTTAGATCGTTTTGGTGAGTTTGGAATGAACATCGGTGCCAGAGTATTATACATCAATTCTACTAGAAAGAAGGTAGATGAAGTTTATGCAGACGAGTACCAGAATAGAGAGGGTAAACCTGTAAATGCTATTTTTGGCTTGAAGTCTATGGGCTTCTTTGGTGAGGATGATTTTAACACGGATGGTTCCCTTAATGCAGGTATACCTACGCAGTTTGGGGCATTACAGCCAGGAGATATTCGTTATAAAGATATAAACAACGATGGAGTGGTAAACAATCAAGATGAAGTTTCTATAGGTCGATGGGATTCTCCTTGGACTTTCAGTTCTGATATTACCTTAGATTATGGTCCTTTTACTCTCTTTGCACTTTTAACTGCCGAAGTTGGAGGTAATGGTGTAGCCGATGGTAACTATTATCGTCCTCAAGGAGATCAAAAATACTCTGAAGTGGTTCGTGGGCGTTGGACTCCAGAAACAGCTAATACGGCAATTTTTCCGAGACTGTCTTCATTGCCAAATACAAACAACTTAGGTGTAAACTCAGACTTTTGGTTGTATGACAATAGTAACTTTAGGTTGCAACGTGTACAATTGACTTATGATCTACCAACAAATTGGGTACAGAAGATGAAGATGCAAGATTTTAGTGTATTCGCTTCCGGATCAAATCTTGCAGAGATTTCAAAAAATAAGGACATTCGAGAACTGCAATTGAGTAATAGCCCAATGTACCGTTACTATTCTTTGGGACTTAGAATGAAGTTTTAA